Proteins from a single region of Pseudomonadota bacterium:
- a CDS encoding four helix bundle protein, translating into MKTRGFKDLIVWQKAFQLVRAIYTVTKSFPASEIYGLSQQMRRAACSTQ; encoded by the coding sequence ATGAAAACGAGAGGCTTTAAAGACTTGATTGTTTGGCAGAAAGCATTTCAATTGGTCAGGGCAATCTACACTGTTACGAAGTCATTCCCTGCCAGTGAGATATACGGCCTATCCCAGCAGATGAGGCGGGCGGCATGCTCTACACAATGA